Sequence from the Corvus moneduloides isolate bCorMon1 chromosome 18, bCorMon1.pri, whole genome shotgun sequence genome:
TGATTTTATAGCTATCTTTTAATATCAAAGCAGCTTAAGCTGTTAATAAATTCCAAAGtatccttttattaaaatatctaaaagaggtctataaatattttttgatttttttttttgtttgtttttcttttctaaaattgtTCCCagtttttcacatttaaaacaaagccggaggtgggggggggtggggggcggcTCCATAGGAGGGGGTCTCCCCTTTTCCATGGACGCTCCTCTTCCGTGGCTCTGGCCGCTCGTCACCTCTCGGTGCACACTGCATTTAtcaaaatatatatgtatgtgtgggggtgtatatatatatttagggCAGCGGGGGGGCTCAGAACTCCCACTCGAGGGCTTCCTCGCGGTTGGCAGCCCGCTCCAGGCGGTGGATGATGTTGTTGAGGTTGGCCATCTTCTCGTGGCGCCGCTGGACGCTGGTGCTGAGCCGCGGGCCGGGAGCCGGTGGAAGCGCTGGCGAGACCGGCCCGGCAGAGGATGGTCCTGGTGAGGCTGAGCCGGTGAGGCCGGGCGAGGAAGCTGCCGAGGGTGATGTTGGGGACACCTCCAAGCTGCAACGGGATGACCCCGCAGAGGACTGGGAGCTGTCGGGGTGTGGCGGTGGCGGCGGTGGGGGTCCCCCGGCGGTGGCACCGGCGCGGCCTCCCCGCCGTGGGAGGCTGCCGGCGCTGGGGGCGGCGGCGTGGGGGGCTGCCCCCCGCTCCTCCTGGGGGGGTCCGGTCCCTTCAGCCGCTCCGGCCGGGCTGCGTGAGTCCCGCCGGCGGCTCCAGCCGCCCAGatccccctgctcctccttcacCTTCAAGGGCACAGCGGCGCAGGGGGGCTCGCCCCCCACGAACACGGGTTTGTGATCCTCAGCGTCTGAATCGGGGCTGTGGGGGTCCCGGCGCCCGGGGATGGCCGTCCCGCCACTCTGCTCCGGGTCCGTGTCATTGTCCTGCGCACCCTCCACCAGCATCTCCCGGCGCATCCGTGACCTGTGGGACACAAACACGGAGGGGTGGCAACAACCACCCATTGCCCCATGCCGTGGCCACCGCACGTCTCCAGCCAGAAAAATGGGACAAGAGTCCACTACGGTACCACCCAGGGATGAAacctgtgctgctccccagggtCGGGCTGCTGTGGGGTTGCAGAGCAGCCTCTGTAAGGCTTTCTCTCCCCCATTGTGGAGCTCCCACTCCGGGATGAGCAGGTGGACAAGAGCATGGTAACCTCTTTAGGTGCTCAACATGCCTTGGTCAAGGTAGCCAACACCACCCACCAGCCTGGGGTGCACCTGGGGACCTCCAGTGGGTGTACACCTTCCATCTAGGGAAGAGCGACCAGGAAGGCTGGAAGGGGAACAGTGACACCCCCTCCATGGCACAGCACCATCAGTCCCCCAAAGCCTGGGAATTATAAGTTGTAAGTACCTGTAGTTGTGGAACCAGTTGATGACGGTGTTGGTCTTGAGGTTGAGCTGGAAGGAGAGCAGCTCGATGGTCTGCTGGGAGGGGTATGGCTCCAGCTGGTAGGCTTTCTTTAGGGCTTCCTTCTCCTCCGGCGCCAGCACCACCCGCGGCTTCTTGATCTGCAGCAGGCTGAGGTCCTGCGGCGGCACGCTGGGGCTGGCGCACTCGGAGCGGGCGCTGGGGGACTCGCTGTCCGAGCTGGCGCTCATCAGCCCGTACCGGCGCTTCAGGTAGGCTGCGGGAGAGGACACCCAGCTGGCACCGCTCGCCCCCCAGCCCGGGACCCCCCTCGGCCAGCACCCCACTCCCAGCAGGGCCGTGCCACCCCATCCCTCACCcttcttctccagcttcttCATGTCGCGCAGCTTCTCCACGTTGTGGGGGTCGTTGAGCCAGAGCTGCATCCGGACGAAGGGCTCCCTCCCCTTCAGGCTCAGCTTGTGCCACGGCTTGGGCCTGGAGAGGAGATCGGACACCGAGCCCTGCGTCAGGCCCAGGATGCTCTCCCCAAACAGCCGCTGGCCTGGCGGAGGAGAAGCAGAGGTGGTTAGAGGGAGTAGAGCAGCGGGACGGGCGCTGCAGTCCCCCTGCAGGGCAGGTGCGCCCCATTTCCCAGCCAGCATCCTCCCGGAATTCCCTTGAGCACCCACAGAAAAACATCGGGGGGTGGGGAAAGATTGCATCTACAGCAATTGGGGTGCTggatccagcagctcccaaaaaCCTGGGCGGAGAGAGGGTTCGTACCTAAATTGTTGTCCGTCAAGACCTCCTTGACCTTCTTGGTGATGGAGTAGGTGTCCAGCTCGGGGGACATGGCGACGATCTCCTGGATGCCCATGGGTCCCTGGCTGTTGGGATACGTCTTCCCGCCCAGCGCAGGTGTCGAGCGGCTCTCGGGctgctggttttctttgctgctctcCAAGGCCAGGGTGAGGGGCTCCTGGCAGCCCTTCTCatgctcagcagggctggggggcggCGAGGGGGACGGCTGGGGCTCCACCGGGCTGGCTGTGTGACACCGGGGCAGAGGGGTCAGCAGGGATGGCGGGAGGGGACCGTGTGGGggcccagcaggagcaggagggtcATTTGGGGGATGCCTGTGGCTTTGCCCTCTGGGGAGGGGGATACCAGCCAAGCCTCTCCAGTGGCTACGGCAAAGCGGGAGGTGGTGGTGGAATaattaaagagagaaaacaccacttatataataaaaaaaaaattccagttacTGCTTTATGTCAGGCACAAAGCCCAAGATTTTTTATGTGgctttcctttaatttttgtGTTAAATGAAGTGGGTTGGGGATGAAAGGGGCTTCCCAGGATCAGGGTATTGGCGTTGGAAGTGGCAGGGACAgctcttcccagtgctggggtgggagcaggacaAACTCACCAGGATGCGGGGGATGGACACAGAAGTGGTGGGGACACTGATGGCACATGGGGACCATGGGGACAGTGGTGTCACTTACCCTGGGAGGGTGTGGGCTGCTGGCTGatcccctggcccagctggtCCGTCAGCCAGAGCTGCATGCGGATGAAGGGTTCCCGTCCCTTCTGCGTCAGCTTGCTCCACGGTTTGGGCCGCGACAGCATGTCACTCACGCTGCCCTGGGACAGTCCCAGCACCTGGGCACCACGCAGGTGTCACCTGCCGAAGGTGGGGTGCACTCCCCCCGGTGCTGGGAAGCTGCCTGCCCTCCACCCCCAAGtcaggggagggggagcaggatgccacccactgccacccctgccccacGGCATGTCTGGAGCCTTTGTCCCCAGCCCTGATTGCTGATGGTGGGTCCTCTTGGGATACCCGATGGGGTGGGAGGCTGGTCCCCGCAGGGCTCCGCTCAGGGGACTGGGCATTCTTGGTGGGAAGTGCCACTGACCAATTGGTGTTGGCCACTGGGAGACTGCTTGGGGTTGGGTCAGACCCTGAGGACTCAGAGTCCTCCAAGGGGAAAGAGAccagggaaaaggaagattCTGGAAGGAGCTGGTGAAGGCCATCAATGAGCCCCAGGCTCTGGgtcacagagcagaggggacagcagaccccccttctccaggctggtaCCTTCTCTCCGAAGATCCTCTGGCAGATGCCGTTCTTGGCCAACTTCTCCTTGACCTGCCGGGTCAGCTCCAGCGTGTCCACCTCCCTGTACATGTACATCTCGTACTGCTCCGGCGTCAGCGGTGGCACCGTTGGTTTCAGGGTCCGTGGCACGTACGTGGGGTAGTAGGACAGACGCCCACCAGCCGCCGGCTCCGCGCCGGCTCCCTCTGCCTTCATCTCCGACAGCCGGTGGGGCTCCTCATCTGCTGGCGGCAGCTCGTCCTCGTTGGTGCCGCCCTCGCTGGGCTCGCCCCGCGGCCAGCCCCGGCCGTTGGCCATGCTAGAGTAGCTcgaggaggaggaagacagcGAAGGCGACACGGAGGTGTAGGGCCGGCTGAGCAGGCTTCGCTCTGACGCCCAGTGCTGGTCGAAGTAGGAGCCAGCGTCGCCGATCTCCGACTTCACTTTCCGAATGATGCTCTGGACAAAGGCAGCAGGGGAGAGCACGGCCAGGGGCGTCTGGGGGGGGCCAGGGCTGGCCCCgctgctctcctcctgcttgACATAGGCGGGGGTGATGTTCTGGCTGACGGTGGCCAGAGTGGAGCGCTCAGCCGGcgccgtgtcccccccgtgcCCGCTGGCCCCCGACTCCATGTCCAGCAGCGCCTGCTGCTGCGCCTGCATCTCCCGCCGCGCCTGCTCCAGGATGCTCTTGATGGCGTCCTCcgagctgctgcctcctgccccgTTGGCCACTGCCTGCGAAGCTGACGGCGTTTTGGGCTCCCCTGCAGAGAAAAGGGGTGAGGGAGTCCCGAGGAGCAGCACGTGTCGTTTACTGTGTGGCCGTAATTCAGTGTGGGAGAAAAGGGGTTTATCCCACTCTGGTTTGGACCAGCAGCACCCACAATGCAAAAGCTTCAACACCCTGACTCAAAGCCAACCTCTTTTTTGATGATTGCAAAATAAACCCCATTACCAACAACGCAATAGACAAacatgtttgttttccctgtctGTTTTTCCACCGTTCCCGTCTAATTTAATTCTCCGGGATTCTGCTTTCTCAGCAGACTACctgttttaatgtatttcatttcTTGTAATTGACTGTGAGAGCAGCTGCTTTAATGATTCCTCGTGCCAGATGGATCCTGAATCCTCATTTAAGCATCTggtttggggcaggggggaggaaaagaATGCTTCCAAAGTTTTGGAAAGGCCAGATCAGAACTTCGCTGCACGGGGACTCTTCCATCCCATATGGTACTTCTTTCCAACATGCCCCAAAAAATTCTCCATGGATGTCAGTGGGTGAAATACCCCCAAAAAGCCCATTTTTGGGATGGGACCCACAGCCACAGAACACCCAGCCACTGGCGCCCCTTTGGCTGCTGCTaccacagggcagagcagggactcAGGCACCCTCTGGTGACACCCACTCTCATGCTGGCACCTACCTCCCTTCTGCGACTCAATCTCCTTCTTTGCCTGCTCCAGGATGCTTTTGATGGCATCGTCGGAGCCGGTCTCTGGTGTCCTGATCCGCGGCGTGATGCTACCTGATCAAAGAGGCAGGATAACAGCTTTGTCACCGGCGCTGGTTTTACAAGCTCTGCTTGTATGTCAGGAAGTATTTACTGCTCCTCATGTTCGGTTATTTTTAGGGATGCTGGTTTGAAGACGAATGTCACTCCCGATTAGTCACTACCAGAGCGCAGGGAGCCCTAGTagccctggctgccagctccagcatctcccagcactTTGCTCGCCCCATCCAAGGGCAGCCGCTCTCCACCAGGAGCAGagacacaggcacagggacCACGTCCCCATCCCCGGCACTGTGCCCTCCTGGCTGTGCAGAAGCATTAATGATGGATCAGATCCAGGGGATAAATCAGAGCCCTCCAGGCTGGAACCAGCAGGAGCATGGACCATGGATGTGCATTGTCCAGTCCTGGTGCCACCACAGGGACTGCAGTGACCAGCTGCCGCTGCTGAGGTCCCCAGAGATGGGAGTCACCATTCAGTGGCAGTGCCAACACTGCACTGAGGTTCCGCAGCACTaaaacttcattattttaacaaaatattccCGAGCACATTGATTCATATGGCACAGAACAGCCTGATGAATAATTAAATGGCACTTGTCAGAATAAATGAGTAAAGCACGTCCAGGGATGCAGCTTCCACAGCAATGGGTTGTTGTTAATTGCTGCCGTTTGCCGGGGCTCATCCCACCCGGCAGCCGGCTCCGTCCCACCAGGGAAAATCCCACCAGGGAAAAGTGCCACGGGCAGGACCAGCGTCCCAGCCCATCTCGCCAGCACATCAGGGTCTGGCGAGCCCCCCTGCCGTGGCATGGGGCACCCTGGAATGCTGCCAGGGTGAACTGGGGTGCACTGGGAGGGGACCCCACAGCATCACTTGCAGCATCCTAGGACAGGACCCGTTGGCCGGGGCCACCCCAACCACTCACCTCTCTGGCGCACCTGGATAGTCCTCAGGGCCAGCACGTTCTGCTCGTCGGAGAGGAACTGCTTCATCTTGATGAACGGCTCCTTGCCCTTCACCGTCAGCTTGTGCCAGGGCTTGGGCCGCGCCAGGATCTCGCTGACGGAGCCCTGTGACAGCCCCAGCACGTAGTGCCCGAAGACCCTCTGCCCGATGTTgtgcttcagcagctgctccttcacCTGGAAGGCGATTTCGGCCGtgtccagctgctcctcctcggCGGAGCTGCCGGCGCTGCCCTCGGAGGGTTCGCCGGGCGGGCTGGTGGCACTGGCGGCCGGCGCGGGGAcggggtgctgggtgctgctttTGGCCCCgaagaaggaggaggggaagggtgGTCCCCCGCTGCTGCTGTCGCTCTTGTAGCTGGGCAGCGGGAGGTGTGGGGCCTTGGGGTCCCCTGAAAGCCGCTCACCCCCCGGGAAGGGGGACAGCGAGAAAGTCCGGGGACCATCGGGGGCCACGCCGGGGCCAGGCAGTGGTGGGAGGGGAGTAGGGGACGCGGGGTCATCGGCTGGGGCGTGATGAGGGGATGGGTACGGCTGCTCCATGCCCAGAGGATCCTTCCCCGACTCGTCTTCAGAGTGATCCTCCTCTAGAGatgaaggagagagagggagacaCACTAGAGTCCCCCTGGCCATGGCTccggcacagccctgcagccaaacagctcctgcctcagtttccccaggtGACATTCCACCCCCTGttcttcccccaccccaccacAGTCAGAGCAGGATCTGTCCATGCCACCCACACTCCCACGGATGTTCCCAGCAGGATGCCACAGAATCCAGGGTCCCTACCAGTGTTGGCCAGCAGGCTGGGCTTCTCCAGCAGGTACTTCTGGGAGGGGTAGAAagcctccttccccagcagcagggcctcCTCCGCCTTTGAGATGCTCTGCAAGGAGCCAAGCCGAGATGGGGACAGGCGGCGGAGGCACCGgcggcagggctggcacagcccggCCAGCGCCTCGGAACGCACCGCGGCACTTGCCTGGGGGAGGCTGCAGCCGGCAGAAGCCACCTTCATCGCCTTCAGGATGCTGGGAGAGAGACAAGGGGGTGACACGGTGGCCGTGGCTGAATGTCACGGCTGTGGGAGCGTGCCGCGCGTGCCAGCGGCACCAGGCCAGCCAGGATAGCGGCAAGGAGCCACCAGCCGTGGGTGCTGGCCAAGCCATACCTCAGCTCTGTTTTGATCTCCTCGTAGTCCGCCTGTgcctgcagcttctcctccagcttctgtggagcagaggagggCAGTTCTCGCAGCTGGCTGCCAGTGGACACCCGGCACAGCCGGACCCTCATCCCCCATCCCCAACATGCCCCAAGCCCCAGTGGGCACACCTCGATGGCCTCGTTCTTGGCAGCCAGCTGTCCCTCCAGCTCGGCGATCTGGTTGGCAGAGGACTCCTCCAGTTCCTGCAGCGAGCTCTGGAGGTGCTGGACGTCCTTCAGGAGCCGCAGGATCTCCCGGTCCttggcagccagagctgcctccaaCCTTGACCCTGAGCACATGGAATAGTTCACTTTGTCCTGCCAGGAGAGGGGACACTGTCAGCTCCCGGCCGCCCAACGTGGGGACAAGGGCCACCCTCCCCATCGGACATGTCCCCATAGGAAGCAGGTGAGCCCAGGGCTCAGCCCGGTGCAAGGGGGACCCTGGTGAcggagccctgggcagggacagatCTTCCTGCTGCCCTTAAAGGTCTCCCAGGTGCATTTCGGTGCTGTGGGGGTGCATGTCCCCTTCTCCGTGGGAGGCTGAagggcacagccagagccaccACTTCAGGGTGGAAACATTCCTCAGGAATTTTGGGCTTGCTCCCCAACATGGTGGGTGCTCCTGAACACAGAAATGTGCTCCTGCATCAGTGGGGTGCTCTTAAGTGCAATGGGACATTCCTGGCTGTGACAGATGCTGCTAGACATAATGGAGTGCTCCTGGCCCTGAGGGATGCTCCTGGCCCCAGGGATGCTCTCACCCCCGTGGTGCCCGTCGGGGAGCAGCAGGCCAGGCGCAGGGAGCTGTTGacagctgccagctgctcccGCAAACTCTCCACTTCCCTCTGCGCCGCCTCCGCCCGCTGCAAGAGAACAAAACAGGAACAGACTGGGCACTGTGGCTCATCCCACCCCACATGGGGTCCAGGATCTGCCCCAATCCGTACCTCTCCTGAGCATCCTGCTCCCACCTCTGGCATCAGAAACCCAGCCCAGGTATTTAAGCTCCCCCCATGTATTTAAGGTCCCCGTGTCCTAACACGGTTCCCGATCCTgatccctgggcacagctccaggacacTGCCTTTTTCCACCCAAAAGGATGGTTTTGTTTATACACAAATTGTTCTTTAAGCCTCTTTTATTATCCACGTGCATTTATTTGCATACCTCCATTCTCAGAATCAAACAAAACTAATTAACAGGAATGGGCAGGACCAGGAGTGATTACACTGGAATCTAACACTGGAGCAGTGTGGGTTGTGCCCTAAAACACCCGGGAGAGGCTGGAGGTGACgagtgccagctccagcagccaaACAGAGCCTGGCAGAATCCCAAACACACCCTTGACCCCACACATGGGGCAGGGGGTCCCACCAGGGGGAGGACACCCGAGCTCTCCTTTGTAGGGattcccagtcctgctgcctgGCAACTCCATCCCGGTTTTGGGGACAGACATCAAGGGCACACAGGTGCTCGGGGTGGGTGCCGCATCCCGGGCTCTGCGAGGCCAACCCCATCAGCTCCTGCAAAGTCAGCTCCTGGCTCACCTGGTTGGCTTTTTCAAGGTTGGTCATGATCATGGCGACTTCGTCTGCCCTGTGAGAGGAAACAAGACCAGGGCACCTTTAGGGATAAGGACTCTGCTGTTGGAAATGATACAACTTTTACATTCTTTTGTCACTTCAGTCCGCGGCTTGTTCGCCTTTGCCCAGGGGGAGGGGAAATGAAGTTTCTCTTCAAAAGACTGTTCACCGGGGAACAATtgggagaaggcaggagatACACAGGAGATAAGCGAACATTAACAAACATTACCCCCCTGGTGGGTCGGAGACACCTGGACTGGGAAAAGATCGATAAGAGAACCAAACAATGAGGACCCAATTAGCATCGAAGCAGAAGGGATCAATAACTGATAGGAGATTGAATACAAAGAATTGTGTAATTTAAGACCAATGAATGTGAATTTCTGCGGGGTTTTTGTGTATAAATACGTGAAAGGTCTGGTAGAGAACCACGTGTGATGGAATGATTTTCACTGCACAACCCGGGCGTGTGTGGATGAAATCATTTCTGCTGCACATCCTGGCTAGAATCTAGTAACGCCTTGGTTCCCCAACACTTAAAAGATGCTGTTGGAGAGTTTCTGTTTCTCCCGCAGTTTTGGTGACG
This genomic interval carries:
- the CUX2 gene encoding homeobox protein cut-like 2 isoform X7, with the translated sequence MIMTNLEKANQRAEAAQREVESLREQLAAVNSSLRLACCSPTGTTGDKVNYSMCSGSRLEAALAAKDREILRLLKDVQHLQSSLQELEESSANQIAELEGQLAAKNEAIEKLEEKLQAQADYEEIKTELSILKAMKVASAGCSLPQASAAVRSEALAGLCQPCRRCLRRLSPSRLGSLQSISKAEEALLLGKEAFYPSQKYLLEKPSLLANTEEDHSEDESGKDPLGMEQPYPSPHHAPADDPASPTPLPPLPGPGVAPDGPRTFSLSPFPGGERLSGDPKAPHLPLPSYKSDSSSGGPPFPSSFFGAKSSTQHPVPAPAASATSPPGEPSEGSAGSSAEEEQLDTAEIAFQVKEQLLKHNIGQRVFGHYVLGLSQGSVSEILARPKPWHKLTVKGKEPFIKMKQFLSDEQNVLALRTIQVRQRGSITPRIRTPETGSDDAIKSILEQAKKEIESQKGGEPKTPSASQAVANGAGGSSSEDAIKSILEQARREMQAQQQALLDMESGASGHGGDTAPAERSTLATVSQNITPAYVKQEESSGASPGPPQTPLAVLSPAAFVQSIIRKVKSEIGDAGSYFDQHWASERSLLSRPYTSVSPSLSSSSSSYSSMANGRGWPRGEPSEGGTNEDELPPADEEPHRLSEMKAEGAGAEPAAGGRLSYYPTYVPRTLKPTVPPLTPEQYEMYMYREVDTLELTRQVKEKLAKNGICQRIFGEKVLGLSQGSVSDMLSRPKPWSKLTQKGREPFIRMQLWLTDQLGQGISQQPTPSQASPVEPQPSPSPPPSPAEHEKGCQEPLTLALESSKENQQPESRSTPALGGKTYPNSQGPMGIQEIVAMSPELDTYSITKKVKEVLTDNNLGQRLFGESILGLTQGSVSDLLSRPKPWHKLSLKGREPFVRMQLWLNDPHNVEKLRDMKKLEKKAYLKRRYGLMSASSDSESPSARSECASPSVPPQDLSLLQIKKPRVVLAPEEKEALKKAYQLEPYPSQQTIELLSFQLNLKTNTVINWFHNYRSRMRREMLVEGAQDNDTDPEQSGGTAIPGRRDPHSPDSDAEDHKPVFVGGEPPCAAVPLKVKEEQGDLGGWSRRRDSRSPAGAAEGTGPPQEERGAAPHAAAPSAGSLPRRGGRAGATAGGPPPPPPPHPDSSQSSAGSSRCSLEVSPTSPSAASSPGLTGSASPGPSSAGPVSPALPPAPGPRLSTSVQRRHEKMANLNNIIHRLERAANREEALEWEF
- the CUX2 gene encoding homeobox protein cut-like 2 isoform X6, encoding MGRGCSEALALLLLSCIYCGEEQSPRSCGCSLQVIALSKRSKEAETAFLSVYKQLLEAPDPAPVLEAARSLEDRLQQLQRLEPEPPPLKDLSRPWKKHTELVSTKERRDGKSPAAEPPLPGLDGKAASTETSLQRNEAEKQKGLQEAQVTLATRLGEAEEKIKVLHAALKATQTELLELRCKYDEEAASKADEVAMIMTNLEKANQRAEAAQREVESLREQLAAVNSSLRLACCSPTGTTGDKVNYSMCSGSRLEAALAAKDREILRLLKDVQHLQSSLQELEESSANQIAELEGQLAAKNEAIEKLEEKLQAQADYEEIKTELSILKAMKVASAGCSLPQSISKAEEALLLGKEAFYPSQKYLLEKPSLLANTEEDHSEDESGKDPLGMEQPYPSPHHAPADDPASPTPLPPLPGPGVAPDGPRTFSLSPFPGGERLSGDPKAPHLPLPSYKSDSSSGGPPFPSSFFGAKSSTQHPVPAPAASATSPPGEPSEGSAGSSAEEEQLDTAEIAFQVKEQLLKHNIGQRVFGHYVLGLSQGSVSEILARPKPWHKLTVKGKEPFIKMKQFLSDEQNVLALRTIQVRQRGSITPRIRTPETGSDDAIKSILEQAKKEIESQKGGEPKTPSASQAVANGAGGSSSEDAIKSILEQARREMQAQQQALLDMESGASGHGGDTAPAERSTLATVSQNITPAYVKQEESSGASPGPPQTPLAVLSPAAFVQSIIRKVKSEIGDAGSYFDQHWASERSLLSRPYTSVSPSLSSSSSSYSSMANGRGWPRGEPSEGGTNEDELPPADEEPHRLSEMKAEGAGAEPAAGGRLSYYPTYVPRTLKPTVPPLTPEQYEMYMYREVDTLELTRQVKEKLAKNGICQRIFGEKVLGLSQGSVSDMLSRPKPWSKLTQKGREPFIRMQLWLTDQLGQGISQQPTPSQASPVEPQPSPSPPPSPAEHEKGCQEPLTLALESSKENQQPESRSTPALGGKTYPNSQGPMGIQEIVAMSPELDTYSITKKVKEVLTDNNLGQRLFGESILGLTQGSVSDLLSRPKPWHKLSLKGREPFVRMQLWLNDPHNVEKLRDMKKLEKKAYLKRRYGLMSASSDSESPSARSECASPSVPPQDLSLLQIKKPRVVLAPEEKEALKKAYQLEPYPSQQTIELLSFQLNLKTNTVINWFHNYRSRMRREMLVEGAQDNDTDPEQSGGTAIPGRRDPHSPDSDAEDHKPVFVGGEPPCAAVPLKVKEEQGDLGGWSRRRDSRSPAGAAEGTGPPQEERGAAPHAAAPSAGSLPRRGGRAGATAGGPPPPPPPHPDSSQSSAGSSRCSLEVSPTSPSAASSPGLTGSASPGPSSAGPVSPALPPAPGPRLSTSVQRRHEKMANLNNIIHRLERAANREEALEWEF
- the CUX2 gene encoding homeobox protein cut-like 2 isoform X4, whose protein sequence is MEPRWSPGPRPAAPEVIALSKRSKEAETAFLSVYKQLLEAPDPAPVLEAARSLEDRLQQLQRLEPEPPPLKDLSRPWKKHTELVSTKERRDGKSPAAEPPLPGLDGKAASTETSLQRNEAEKQKGLQEAQVTLATRLGEAEEKIKVLHAALKATQTELLELRCKYDEEAASKADEVAMIMTNLEKANQRAEAAQREVESLREQLAAVNSSLRLACCSPTGTTGDKVNYSMCSGSRLEAALAAKDREILRLLKDVQHLQSSLQELEESSANQIAELEGQLAAKNEAIEKLEEKLQAQADYEEIKTELSILKAMKVASAGCSLPQASAAVRSEALAGLCQPCRRCLRRLSPSRLGSLQSISKAEEALLLGKEAFYPSQKYLLEKPSLLANTEEDHSEDESGKDPLGMEQPYPSPHHAPADDPASPTPLPPLPGPGVAPDGPRTFSLSPFPGGERLSGDPKAPHLPLPSYKSDSSSGGPPFPSSFFGAKSSTQHPVPAPAASATSPPGEPSEGSAGSSAEEEQLDTAEIAFQVKEQLLKHNIGQRVFGHYVLGLSQGSVSEILARPKPWHKLTVKGKEPFIKMKQFLSDEQNVLALRTIQVRQRGSITPRIRTPETGSDDAIKSILEQAKKEIESQKGGEPKTPSASQAVANGAGGSSSEDAIKSILEQARREMQAQQQALLDMESGASGHGGDTAPAERSTLATVSQNITPAYVKQEESSGASPGPPQTPLAVLSPAAFVQSIIRKVKSEIGDAGSYFDQHWASERSLLSRPYTSVSPSLSSSSSSYSSMANGRGWPRGEPSEGGTNEDELPPADEEPHRLSEMKAEGAGAEPAAGGRLSYYPTYVPRTLKPTVPPLTPEQYEMYMYREVDTLELTRQVKEKLAKNGICQRIFGEKVLGLSQGSVSDMLSRPKPWSKLTQKGREPFIRMQLWLTDQLGQGISQQPTPSQASPVEPQPSPSPPPSPAEHEKGCQEPLTLALESSKENQQPESRSTPALGGKTYPNSQGPMGIQEIVAMSPELDTYSITKKVKEVLTDNNLGQRLFGESILGLTQGSVSDLLSRPKPWHKLSLKGREPFVRMQLWLNDPHNVEKLRDMKKLEKKAYLKRRYGLMSASSDSESPSARSECASPSVPPQDLSLLQIKKPRVVLAPEEKEALKKAYQLEPYPSQQTIELLSFQLNLKTNTVINWFHNYRSRMRREMLVEGAQDNDTDPEQSGGTAIPGRRDPHSPDSDAEDHKPVFVGGEPPCAAVPLKVKEEQGDLGGWSRRRDSRSPAGAAEGTGPPQEERGAAPHAAAPSAGSLPRRGGRAGATAGGPPPPPPPHPDSSQSSAGSSRCSLEVSPTSPSAASSPGLTGSASPGPSSAGPVSPALPPAPGPRLSTSVQRRHEKMANLNNIIHRLERAANREEALEWEF
- the CUX2 gene encoding homeobox protein cut-like 2 isoform X1; the protein is MGRGCSEALALLLLSCIYCGEEQSPRSCGCSLQVIALSKRSKEAETAFLSVYKQLLEAPDPAPVLEAARSLEDRLQQLQRLEPEPPPLKDLSRPWKKHTELVSTKERRDGKSPAAEPPLPGLDGKAASTETSLQRNEAEKQKGLQEAQVTLATRLGEAEEKIKVLHAALKATQTELLELRCKYDEEAASKADEVAMIMTNLEKANQRAEAAQREVESLREQLAAVNSSLRLACCSPTGTTGDKVNYSMCSGSRLEAALAAKDREILRLLKDVQHLQSSLQELEESSANQIAELEGQLAAKNEAIEKLEEKLQAQADYEEIKTELSILKAMKVASAGCSLPQASAAVRSEALAGLCQPCRRCLRRLSPSRLGSLQSISKAEEALLLGKEAFYPSQKYLLEKPSLLANTEEDHSEDESGKDPLGMEQPYPSPHHAPADDPASPTPLPPLPGPGVAPDGPRTFSLSPFPGGERLSGDPKAPHLPLPSYKSDSSSGGPPFPSSFFGAKSSTQHPVPAPAASATSPPGEPSEGSAGSSAEEEQLDTAEIAFQVKEQLLKHNIGQRVFGHYVLGLSQGSVSEILARPKPWHKLTVKGKEPFIKMKQFLSDEQNVLALRTIQVRQRGSITPRIRTPETGSDDAIKSILEQAKKEIESQKGGEPKTPSASQAVANGAGGSSSEDAIKSILEQARREMQAQQQALLDMESGASGHGGDTAPAERSTLATVSQNITPAYVKQEESSGASPGPPQTPLAVLSPAAFVQSIIRKVKSEIGDAGSYFDQHWASERSLLSRPYTSVSPSLSSSSSSYSSMANGRGWPRGEPSEGGTNEDELPPADEEPHRLSEMKAEGAGAEPAAGGRLSYYPTYVPRTLKPTVPPLTPEQYEMYMYREVDTLELTRQVKEKLAKNGICQRIFGEKVLGLSQGSVSDMLSRPKPWSKLTQKGREPFIRMQLWLTDQLGQGISQQPTPSQASPVEPQPSPSPPPSPAEHEKGCQEPLTLALESSKENQQPESRSTPALGGKTYPNSQGPMGIQEIVAMSPELDTYSITKKVKEVLTDNNLGQRLFGESILGLTQGSVSDLLSRPKPWHKLSLKGREPFVRMQLWLNDPHNVEKLRDMKKLEKKAYLKRRYGLMSASSDSESPSARSECASPSVPPQDLSLLQIKKPRVVLAPEEKEALKKAYQLEPYPSQQTIELLSFQLNLKTNTVINWFHNYRSRMRREMLVEGAQDNDTDPEQSGGTAIPGRRDPHSPDSDAEDHKPVFVGGEPPCAAVPLKVKEEQGDLGGWSRRRDSRSPAGAAEGTGPPQEERGAAPHAAAPSAGSLPRRGGRAGATAGGPPPPPPPHPDSSQSSAGSSRCSLEVSPTSPSAASSPGLTGSASPGPSSAGPVSPALPPAPGPRLSTSVQRRHEKMANLNNIIHRLERAANREEALEWEF